Proteins from one Parasteatoda tepidariorum isolate YZ-2023 chromosome 4, CAS_Ptep_4.0, whole genome shotgun sequence genomic window:
- the LOC107437891 gene encoding homologous-pairing protein 2 homolog, producing MSKNPNKQVLDYMVQQNRPYSAIDIFNNLHKEIGKTVVLKALDHLVSEGKIREKMYGKQKIYFVDQKEFSEFENVDLKKMDSDIIQLTNTLNELQQQLKAAESSLNGLNKSMTTETAELKLNEAKKEIPQLMSKLQSLESNTSRIGPEEKETLMKNKVKCSKELQKRKRLASDMLDAILEGYPKGKKQLYEEIGIEVD from the coding sequence atgagtaaaaatccTAACAAACAAGTTTTAGATTATATGGTTCAACAAAACAGGCCTTATAGtgctattgatatttttaataatttacacaaAGAAATAGGTAAAACTGTTGTTCTAAAAGCTTTAGATCATCTTGTAAGTGAAGGTAAAATCCGAGAAAAAATGTATGGCAAACAAAAGATTTACTTTGTTGATCAAAAGGAATTTTCTGAGTTTGAAAACGTTGACCTTAAGAAAATGGATTCAGACATAATCCAGCTGACTAACACTTTGAATGAACTTCAACAACAGCTTAAAGCAGCCGAAAGTTCATTAAATGGCCTGAACAAAAGTATGACTACTGAAACTGctgaattaaaactaaatgagGCTAAAAAGGAAATTCCTCAACTAATGAGTAAATTACAAAGTTTAGAATCGAATACATCTCGAATTGGtccagaagaaaaagaaactctgatgaaaaataaagtgaaatgcTCGAAAGAGTTACAGAAAAGAAAGCGTTTAGCGAGTGATATGTTAGATGCCATACTAGAAGGTTACCCAAAAGGTAAAAAACAATTGTATGAAGAAATTGGAATTGAAGTAGATTGA
- the LOC107437889 gene encoding malonate--CoA ligase ACSF3, mitochondrial, producing the protein MSTFLRYFSCSGKDRILSTYRRYSKQNFKPFYESLFEHSQNVAVYDTHGAYKYNDILSASYLIAQKIKKILPAQSGERVSFLCTSDATYVSVFLACWITGNAAVPLCPSHPAAMLEYYVENSESKLVIANEKYIDPMQNIATKLKSSFLCVDRDVFASTSSVSKSDLLKSEFFSWDSSFQNKRALIIYTSGTTGRPKGVVLTHGNLFSQISAVVKSWEIDSKDSILLSLPLHHIHGIMNGFLCPLRSGGTLVMQPKFDAPEAWKYFLNLDSTKPRVNLFFAVPTMYAKLLQEYNNSGYNESSSRDKCLKTMRLMSSGSSSLPVPVFQRWESITGHTLLERFGMSEIGMATSNPLRGLRMPGSVGNPLPEVEVKIVKPGEASESSDLVIGNDKEVKIQPGCEGKSGELMIRGPNVFNEYYNRPEATAESFTKDGWFQTGDTACYEKGGFKILGRTSVDIIKSGGYKISALEVESCLLRHPDIKECTVLGIDDDVWGERVAAVLMFNEGKHIANDELRAWCKSYIAGYAVPTVIKNVKEIPRNVMGKVNKKELRKVFDSL; encoded by the coding sequence atgagcACATTTCTTCGCTATTTTTCATGTAGTGGAAAAGACAGAATTCTTTCCACTTACAGACGTTActcgaaacaaaattttaaaccattttatgaGAGCTTATTTGAACATTCCCAAAACGTTGCTGTTTATGATACTCATGGAGCCTATAAATACAATGACATTTTATCTGCAAGCTATTTAATAGCACAAaagatcaaaaaaatattacctgcTCAATCTGGTGAGCGTGTTTCTTTCCTTTGCACTAGTGATGCTACATATGTATCAGTGTTTTTAGCATGCTGGATCACTGGTAATGCTGCTGTCCCCTTATGCCCAAGTCATCCAGCCGCTATGCTAGAATATTATGTTGAAAATTCAGAAAGCAAATTAGTTAttgccaatgaaaaatatatagatcCTATGCAAAATAtagcaacaaaattaaaatcctcTTTTCTTTGTGTTGATAGAGATGTGTTTGCATCAACATCTTCCGTTAGTAAATCAGATTtgttaaaatcagaatttttttcgtgGGATTCTTCTTTCCAAAATAAAAGAGcacttattatttatactaGTGGTACCACAGGTCGTCCAAAAGGAGTTGTTTTAACTCATGGTAACCTATTCTCACAGATATCTGCTGTTGTCAAGAGCTGGGAGATTGATTCCAAAGATTCAATTTTGCTTTCTCTTCCTTTGCACCATATTCATGGTATAATGAATGGTTTTCTCTGTCCTTTAAGATCTGGAGGTACACTAGTTATGCAACCTAAATTTGATGCACCTGAAGCATGGAAGTATTTTCTTAACCTGGATAGTACAAAACCTCGTGTTAACCTGTTTTTTGCAGTCCCAACCATGTATGCTAAATTACTTCAAGAATACAATAACAGTGGTTATAATGAAAGCTCTTCCAGAGACAagtgtttaaaaacaatgagaTTAATGTCATCTGGTTCTTCTTCGCTTCCCGTACCAGTTTTTCAACGCTGGGAAAGTATCACCGGTCATACTCTGCTCGAAAGATTCGGAATGTCTGAAATTGGTATGGCCACTTCTAATCCTCTGAGAGGTTTAAGAATGCCTGGTAGTGTAGGTAATCCTTTGCCTGAAGTGGAGGTTAAAATTGTTAAACCTGGTGAAGCTTCTGAATCAAGTGACTTAGTTATAGGAAATGATAAAGAGGTTAAAATACAACCTGGTTGCGAAGGGAAATCTGGTGAGCTTATGATAAGAGGTCCTAATGTTTTTAACGAGTATTATAATAGACCAGAAGCCACTGCTGAATCTTTTACAAAAGACGGTTGGTTTCAGACGGGTGATACAGCATGTTACGAAAAAGGAGGTTTTAAGATACTTGGAAGAACATCTGTTGATATTATCAAAAGTGGTGGATACAAGATAAGTGCTTTGGAAGTGGAATCTTGTTTGCTTCGTCACCCTGATATTAAAGAATGCACTGTTTTAGGTATTGATGATGATGTTTGGGGTGAAAGGGTAGCAGCTGTTCTGATGTTTAATGAAGGAAAACACATTGCAAATGATGAGCTCCGAGCTTGGTGCAAGAGTTACATAGCAGGATATGCTGTTCCAACTGtcataaaaaatgtgaaagaaattCCACGGAATGTTATgggaaaagttaataaaaaagaactgagaaaagtttttgattcactttaa
- the LOC107437892 gene encoding zinc finger protein 665-like: MCDKIITVQASLNQQSITRTLDKPYKCSVCDKTFLHNGNLNEHSRIHTREKPYYCNVCDKTFRQKSNFNRHSIFHTKEKPFSCNVCKKAFMERSHLNEHSLVHTKEKLYSCSVCNMSYTKRFHLKRHSLAHNQERPYSCSVCKKTFKLSDTLKRHYLIHSGEKLYSCGVCEKKFAKKCHLIRHSLIHTGERPYSCSVCERTFTQTASLKKHYLVHTGEKPYSCSVCNKMFSLKTNLDKHSLVHTGEKPYSCSVCDKNFTSKRNLNEHLLVHTGEKLYSCNVCFKTFKHKRNLTTHSLVHTEEKPYLCSVCDKAFTEKRTLTEHSFIHTGEKPYPCNVCDKAFRQKRTLNKHSLVHALEKPYSCSVCNKTFTLETHLNKHCLLHTEPHSCSVCNKTFTRKRTLKEHFRIHTGEKPYSCSLCDKTFTHKRNLTAHAISHTGIKPFSCDVCDKTFTQKKSLIKHSRLHT, from the coding sequence ATGTGCGATAAAATAATCACAGTACAAGCAAGTTTAAATCAACAATCTATAACTCGTACTTTAGATAAACCATATAAATGTAGTGTATGTGATAAAACATTCTTACATAACGGAAATTTGAATGAACACTCTCGAATACATACTCGAGAGAAGCCTTATTATTGCAACGTGTGTGATAAAACATTCAgacagaaatcaaatttcaatcgACACTCCATTTTTCATACTAAAGAAAAACCTTTCTCatgtaatgtatgtaaaaaaGCATTCATGGAGAGAAGTCATTTGAATGAACATTCTCTTGTTCATACGAAAGAAAAGCTTTATTCATGCAGTGTGTGTAATATGTCTTATAcaaaaagatttcatttaaaaaggcATAGTCTTGCTCATAATCAAGAGAGACCTTATTCATGCAGTGTTTGTAAGAAAACATTCAAACTTTCAGACACTTTAAAAAGACATTATCTTATTCATTCTGGGGAAAAGCTATATTCATGCGGtgtgtgtgaaaaaaaatttgctaagaaATGTCATTTAATTAGGCACTCTCTTATTCATACTGGAGAAAGACCTTATTCATGCAGTGTTTGTGAAAGAACTTTCACACAGACAGCtagcttaaaaaaacattacctTGTTCATACCGGAGAGAAGCCTTATTCGTGCAGTGTGTGTAATAAAATGTTCTCACTGAAAACTAATTTAGACAAACATTCTCTCGTTCATACTGGAGAAAAACCTTATTCATGCAGTGTATGCGATAAGAATTTCacatcaaaaagaaatttaaatgaacaccttcttgttcatactggtgaaaagctttattcatgcaatgtatgttttaaaacatttaaacacaaaagaaatttaactactCACTCCCTTGTTCATACTGAAGAAAAACCATATTTGTGCAGTGTATGTGATAAAGCATTCACAGAGAAACGAACTTTAACTGAACATTCTTTCATTCATACGGGAGAAAAACCTTATCCATGCAATGTATGTGATAAAGCATTCAgacaaaaaagaactttaaataaacACTCTCTTGTTCATGCTTTGGAAAAGCCATATTCATGCAGTGTGTGTAATAAAACGTTCACACTGgaaactcatttaaataaacactGCCTTCTTCATACTGAACCTCATTCATGCAGTGTATGTAATAAGACATTCACTAGGAAAAGAACTTTGAAAGAACACTTTCGTATTCATACCGGAGAAAAACCTTATTCATGCAGTTTATGTGATAAGacattcacacacaaaagaaatttaacagcACACGCTATTTCTCATACTGGAATAAAGCCTTTCTCGTGTGATGTATGTGATAAAACATTCAcccagaaaaaaagtttaattaagcaTTCTCGTCTTCATACTTGA
- the LOC107437893 gene encoding zinc finger protein 888-like — translation MCDKTFALNASLNSHDLIDTVYEPYVCSICDKTFLHEENFKKHSLVHTEKKIYSCSVCNKTFSEKIYLNEHSLVHSGKKTYACHVCNKTFTQKSTLNEHSLIHTQEKFHSCSVCNKSFIKKFNLTRHFLVHTREKSYSCSVCEKTFSQKIQLVKHSLVHAGKKPYACTVCDKTFIHQRSLNEHSLIHTKERPHSCRVCNKSFTKKSSLIRHCLIHTGEKPHFCNVCNKSFTEKRSLNEHYLVHTGEKPYKCSVCDKTFSQRTNLNTHSLIHTGQKPYSCSACDKTFTRKSSLSEHSLVHTREKPYPCNVCGKTFTQKGSLIKHSLIHSEEKPYSCSICNKSFTEKRSLTVHNSVHTGEKPYRCSVCNKTFSQKSNLKTHSLVHTGEKPYSCSVCAKKFSLKDHLTKHFLVHTGEKPYSCRVCDKSFSQKRSLNKHSLLHS, via the coding sequence ATGTGTGATAAAACATTTGCATTGAACGCCAGTTTAAATTCCCATGATCTTATTGATACTGTTTATGAACCTTATGTATGCAGTATatgtgataaaacatttttacatgaagaaaattttaagaaacattctcTTGTTCATactgaaaagaagatttattCTTGCAGTGTGTGTAATAAAACTTTCtctgagaaaatttatttgaatgaacaCTCACTTGTTCATTCTGGTAAAAAAACGTATGCATGTCATGTATGTAATAAAACATTCACACAGAAAAGTACTTTAAATGAACACTCTCTTATTCATACTCAAGAAAAGTTTCATTCATGCAGTGTgtgtaataaatcttttataaaaaaatttaacttaactagACACTTTCTTGTTCATACTAGAGAAAAATCTTATTCATGTAGTGTATGTGAGAAGACATTCTCACAGAAAATTCAATTAGTAAAGCACTCTCTTGTTCATGCTGGCAAAAAACCATATGCATGCACTGTGTGTGATAAAACATTCATACACCAAAGAAGTTTAAATGAACACTCTCTGATTCATACGAAAGAGAGACCTCATTCATGCAGAGTGTGTAATAagtcttttacaaaaaaatctagtttaattCGACACTGTCTTATCCATACGGGCGAAAAGCctcatttttgtaatgtttgtaataaatccTTCACAGAGAAACGAAGTCTAAATGAACATTATCTTGTTCATACTGGAGAAAAGCCTTATAAATGCAGTGTAtgtgataaaacattttctcaGAGAACTAATTTAAACACACACTCTCTTATTCATACTGGACAAAAACCTTATTCATGCAGTGCATGTGATAAGACATTTACACGAAAAAGTAGTTTAAGTGAGCACTCTCTTGTTCATACCAGAGAAAAACCTTATCCGTGCAATGTATGTGGCAAAACATTCACCCAAAAAGGTAGTTTAATTAAACACTCTCTTATTCATTCTGAAGAGAAACCTTATTCATGTAGTATTTGTAATAAATCTTTTACTGAGAAAAGAAGTTTAACTGTACATAATAGTGTTCATACAGGAGAAAAGCCTTATAGATGCAGTGTATGTAATAAGACTTTCTCtcagaaaagtaatttaaaaacacactCCCTTGTTCATACAGgagaaaaaccttattcttgtagtgtatGTGCTAAGAAATTCTCCCTTAAAGATCATTTAACTAAACACTTTCTTGTTCATACAGgagaaaaaccttattcttgcaGAGTATGTGATAAAAGTTTCTCGcagaaaagaagtttaaataagCACTCTCTTCTTCATAGTTGA